The proteins below are encoded in one region of Ignavibacteriota bacterium:
- a CDS encoding T9SS type A sorting domain-containing protein, with protein MKRLIPFFILILILFTQVVSADVKFSKRYNRLTNSWHMYPEVTIHDIQYNQLDSLLQATTIQQGNNSRWHLQTADRVESATTIDDTVTIVGLCVVPPKIIGYTAVGFTMVLYDTTANPSEWAGIIVRCNVSSTSPGDSAQNIIDGFLNVERGDVIRITGVLSEFPVGNMNSLTQFQPVPGISIDIIDSKPLPATILKGDSIEQFYQGTYISTGPYNVQYHTAEKYEGMIVEFRDLVITGYANVGGRNAIIMNDPDGNTLAMHDASRWFTVTGSWKDPSSTWTLPPVFAVIDTIRGVMIQISGTSGTYGYVIAPLFPGDVVFGVAKPTLNSHSRTPNIIKEEQTFKIQARARMTTGGWPVESVAVKMSINYGSFEKYPMEMITLDSIYEASFLDLPPNSFVRYFIEATDTGGQKSRLAYQGVGILGSDTSLGFFNFTVLNHDPTIRDIQYTPYSHGVSPYYGATTTLRGIITADSADMELTAHSSIYGTNAYYMQSGTLPWSGIWLVSAVGDTSLGKVRRGDSVSVSGTVGELNNVTQIYNILNTATIISSNNPLPSPLTLPSNTFAIGNPAAEQYEGMLVRIVNAKVNNLAPIFSDQKLFEIDDNSGGVLIDPDGKNMYTNIPGDSTVGRTNILYLNDKVDTLIGVVFFSGGSRYAICPRQNSDYVAGEPYEYSQGWNLVSVAREQTPGQTGYNVSRLFPTATSQPFMFAGGYLADTAIWQGIGYWLKFGSNQVVRQLGKPFTLDTIEVVSGWNLVGMLGEAIASSTVDALPEGNALSSFFGYDNGYDVATTLNPTQGYWVKSDMDGSIILSTTGFEKSNRPVDMNQFNSITITSKNGTKQTLYFGNNAEGTINLKAYELPPTSPEGTMDARFISGRILETYPSRLISPAQFAIGLKNAEAPLKVQWNIASNDLKQFVLAEAKGGKTITMKGSGEASISKASDLLFLTVSDGGVMPKEFSLSQNYPNPFNPSTQFVVGVPQASHVDVGVYNILGQKVATLVNEDRDAGFHTVVWNSTLENGMLASSGVYFVKMNAGEFSAVKKIVLMK; from the coding sequence ATGAAACGTCTTATACCTTTTTTTATTCTCATCCTTATTCTATTCACACAAGTTGTCAGCGCCGATGTAAAATTTTCCAAGCGATATAATCGCCTGACGAACTCGTGGCACATGTATCCTGAAGTTACTATTCATGATATACAATACAATCAACTTGACTCATTACTTCAGGCAACAACTATACAACAGGGGAATAATTCAAGATGGCATCTACAAACAGCAGATAGAGTCGAATCTGCTACTACTATAGATGATACTGTTACAATTGTAGGTTTGTGTGTAGTTCCACCAAAGATAATTGGTTACACAGCTGTTGGATTTACTATGGTCCTGTATGATACAACAGCGAACCCCAGTGAATGGGCTGGAATAATAGTTAGATGTAATGTGTCAAGTACCTCGCCGGGAGATTCTGCACAAAATATTATTGATGGATTTCTAAATGTTGAGCGCGGTGATGTTATCCGAATTACTGGAGTACTTTCTGAATTTCCAGTAGGGAATATGAATAGTTTAACTCAATTCCAACCGGTACCCGGAATTTCTATAGACATTATTGATTCAAAACCTTTACCTGCTACTATTTTAAAAGGCGACAGTATTGAACAATTTTATCAAGGGACATATATCTCAACTGGTCCGTATAACGTCCAGTATCATACTGCGGAAAAATATGAAGGGATGATAGTTGAATTTCGTGACCTTGTTATTACGGGCTATGCAAATGTAGGTGGAAGAAATGCCATTATCATGAATGACCCTGATGGTAATACGCTGGCAATGCATGATGCTTCACGTTGGTTTACTGTTACTGGTTCATGGAAAGATCCCTCGTCAACATGGACATTACCCCCTGTGTTCGCTGTAATAGATACCATACGCGGGGTCATGATTCAAATATCAGGAACGAGTGGGACGTATGGGTATGTTATTGCACCATTGTTTCCCGGAGATGTCGTTTTTGGTGTCGCGAAACCCACACTTAACAGTCATTCCCGAACACCAAATATTATTAAGGAAGAACAAACATTTAAAATACAAGCGCGCGCACGGATGACAACTGGAGGATGGCCCGTAGAAAGTGTGGCTGTCAAGATGAGTATCAATTATGGTTCATTCGAAAAATATCCGATGGAAATGATTACCTTGGACTCAATCTATGAAGCATCGTTCCTGGATTTACCTCCGAATTCATTTGTCAGATACTTCATTGAAGCAACAGATACGGGTGGACAGAAGTCACGCCTTGCGTATCAAGGCGTAGGAATCCTAGGAAGTGATACGTCGCTTGGCTTTTTCAATTTTACAGTTCTCAATCATGACCCCACGATTAGAGATATTCAATATACTCCATATTCACATGGAGTAAGCCCATACTATGGTGCAACTACTACTTTGCGCGGCATTATTACCGCAGACTCTGCAGACATGGAATTAACTGCACATTCGAGTATTTATGGCACGAATGCCTACTATATGCAATCCGGAACTCTGCCGTGGAGCGGTATCTGGCTTGTCTCGGCAGTCGGTGATACTTCATTAGGTAAAGTTAGAAGAGGGGACAGTGTTTCTGTCAGTGGTACTGTAGGGGAATTGAATAATGTCACTCAGATATATAACATACTAAACACAGCAACAATTATCTCGTCGAATAACCCATTACCTTCTCCACTTACTCTGCCAAGTAACACTTTTGCAATTGGCAATCCTGCCGCCGAGCAGTACGAGGGAATGTTAGTCAGAATCGTGAATGCGAAGGTAAATAATTTAGCTCCGATATTTTCTGACCAAAAGTTATTTGAAATTGATGACAATTCTGGCGGTGTATTGATTGACCCGGATGGAAAAAATATGTATACAAATATTCCAGGAGATTCTACGGTTGGTAGAACGAATATTCTTTACCTCAATGATAAAGTTGATACCCTGATTGGAGTAGTATTTTTCTCCGGAGGAAGCAGGTATGCTATCTGTCCTCGACAAAACTCTGATTATGTTGCTGGCGAACCGTACGAATACAGTCAAGGATGGAATCTTGTCTCGGTCGCACGTGAGCAAACGCCCGGACAAACCGGCTACAACGTTTCCCGGCTCTTCCCGACGGCAACTTCTCAGCCATTCATGTTTGCCGGCGGTTATCTTGCCGATACGGCAATCTGGCAGGGAATAGGATATTGGTTGAAGTTCGGTTCCAATCAGGTGGTGCGACAACTTGGAAAACCGTTTACGCTCGATACCATTGAAGTCGTTTCAGGATGGAACCTTGTCGGAATGTTGGGAGAAGCAATTGCGTCCAGCACGGTTGATGCACTTCCCGAAGGAAATGCTCTTTCGTCATTCTTCGGTTACGATAACGGTTACGACGTTGCAACAACGCTCAACCCGACACAGGGCTACTGGGTGAAATCGGATATGGATGGAAGTATTATCCTTTCAACAACAGGATTTGAAAAATCCAATCGCCCGGTTGATATGAACCAATTCAACTCGATTACCATTACATCGAAGAACGGAACGAAGCAGACGTTGTATTTCGGAAACAATGCGGAAGGAACAATCAACCTGAAAGCGTACGAATTACCACCGACTTCTCCCGAAGGGACGATGGATGCGCGATTTATCTCCGGCAGAATTCTCGAAACATATCCGTCGCGGTTGATTTCTCCGGCGCAGTTTGCTATCGGTTTGAAAAATGCCGAAGCGCCGTTGAAGGTGCAATGGAACATTGCTTCCAATGATTTGAAGCAGTTCGTTCTCGCAGAAGCGAAAGGCGGAAAAACAATCACCATGAAAGGTTCAGGCGAAGCAAGCATCTCGAAAGCGAGTGACTTGTTGTTCCTCACCGTTTCGGATGGCGGAGTGATGCCGAAAGAATTTTCACTCAGCCAGAATTACCCGAACCCGTTCAACCCGTCAACACAGTTCGTGGTCGGAGTGCCGCAAGCCTCGCATGTGGATGTTGGCGTGTATAATATTCTCGGACAAAAAGTCGCAACGCTCGTGAACGAAGACCGCGATGCAGGATTCCACACAGTGGTGTGGAACAGCACGCTGGAAAACGGTATGCTCGCATCGAGCGGCGTCTATTTTGTGAAGATGAACGCCGGCGAGTTTTCTGCGGTGAAGAAGATTGTGTTGATGAAATAA
- a CDS encoding T9SS type A sorting domain-containing protein, whose amino-acid sequence MKKSILPLLLLTLFVGQTLLADWPCQTTQNVVVSINSGIQWNPRIASDGKSGAVVVWQDRRTGIVDKVFVQRINNLGNAMWQDGGIPLSLSSAYQVFPQISGDGTGGSFVTWMENRNAVDYDIFVQRVTSNGLTLWNPGGNIVSNYGGHQYYPMIVRDLGGQDGVIIVWQDQRSGNYDIYAQKFTGLGQAMWSSGGEVVIQMNGDQVNPSVISDGLGGAIITWTDFRSESGTSDVFCQRLLSDGRLAWVREGVPIAALTNDQLAPQLVTDGKNGAIIAWQDRRSASIDKIFAQRIDKDGIQRWMENGVPLAYSAGIQATPKLVSDNLGGAIVVWQDNRTGNDYDIYAQYINQYGQMKWSTEGLSVCVMNGQQYNPTLVFEGSSALITWQDKRNEVDFDIFAQRINLFGVALWSQNGNPLHTNSFDQVNPQLDTDLLRGGIVVWTDYRVGGGNTDLFAQRIGSNGKMAGGCYRSFTQDSLAQRSLRVRTPIPGTRALRVHMPNTGNVRDTVWKRGAFQDGLIVGVDRPIRSRDYGWIWISIPHNVRRALPMRGTPRPFRYLSYRDFNSVLRNPHAARYTNSLVGELIALKHNIAASDSRVTDPGFGDLVYRDPTGRPNPLTNRSMRQIVPFLDSALTFWREYTWLNYAQADTALKAINKAFSARVDTFSTIPLRIKPVKALFSVPNLIPNPDTALMAPPIVYSPMTIDEEDNITEPFEYDLLQNYPNPFNPATTIEFYLTERAKTSLRVYNTLGQEVAVLLDNVDLEAGTQTFDFDASSLTSGVYFYQLVMEQFPTNADEEVYPVTVMKKMVLMK is encoded by the coding sequence ATGAAAAAGTCTATACTACCTTTGTTGTTGTTGACCCTCTTCGTGGGGCAAACTCTCTTAGCCGATTGGCCCTGCCAAACAACTCAAAACGTCGTTGTCTCAATTAACAGTGGGATACAATGGAACCCGCGCATCGCTTCCGATGGAAAAAGCGGGGCAGTTGTGGTCTGGCAAGACCGTCGCACAGGAATCGTTGACAAAGTCTTTGTACAACGAATCAACAATCTTGGAAATGCAATGTGGCAGGATGGAGGAATTCCTCTTTCACTCAGTTCCGCCTATCAGGTGTTTCCACAAATCTCCGGCGATGGAACCGGCGGGTCGTTTGTCACGTGGATGGAAAACCGTAATGCCGTTGACTATGATATTTTTGTTCAGCGTGTCACATCGAACGGATTAACGCTCTGGAATCCGGGCGGCAACATCGTTTCCAACTACGGCGGTCATCAATATTACCCGATGATTGTCCGCGACCTCGGTGGTCAGGATGGAGTGATTATCGTTTGGCAAGACCAGCGAAGCGGGAACTATGATATTTACGCTCAGAAGTTTACCGGACTCGGACAGGCAATGTGGTCATCCGGCGGTGAAGTTGTTATTCAAATGAATGGCGACCAGGTGAATCCTTCAGTCATCAGCGATGGTCTCGGCGGCGCAATTATTACATGGACAGATTTTCGTTCCGAAAGCGGAACTTCGGATGTGTTCTGTCAGAGATTACTTTCTGACGGGCGATTAGCATGGGTTCGTGAAGGTGTTCCGATTGCTGCGTTGACCAACGACCAACTCGCGCCACAATTAGTAACAGATGGAAAGAACGGCGCTATCATCGCATGGCAGGATAGACGCAGTGCAAGCATTGACAAAATTTTTGCACAACGAATAGATAAAGACGGAATTCAGCGCTGGATGGAAAATGGTGTTCCGCTGGCTTACTCAGCCGGAATTCAGGCAACACCGAAACTCGTCAGCGATAATCTTGGCGGCGCAATTGTAGTGTGGCAAGATAACAGAACCGGGAATGATTATGATATTTATGCCCAATATATCAATCAATACGGGCAGATGAAATGGTCAACGGAAGGATTATCGGTTTGTGTGATGAACGGTCAGCAATATAATCCTACGCTTGTCTTTGAAGGTTCGTCCGCGCTTATCACATGGCAAGACAAACGGAATGAGGTAGATTTTGATATTTTTGCACAACGCATCAATTTATTCGGAGTTGCGTTGTGGTCACAAAACGGAAATCCGTTGCATACGAATTCATTCGACCAGGTGAACCCCCAACTCGACACCGATTTACTACGCGGCGGAATTGTCGTCTGGACTGATTACCGTGTCGGCGGCGGAAACACAGATTTATTTGCACAACGCATTGGTTCGAACGGAAAAATGGCGGGCGGATGCTACCGTTCGTTTACACAGGATAGTTTAGCGCAACGTTCGCTCCGTGTTCGTACGCCGATTCCCGGTACGCGTGCGCTTCGCGTTCACATGCCGAACACGGGAAATGTTCGCGATACAGTTTGGAAACGGGGCGCATTTCAGGATGGACTGATTGTTGGTGTTGACCGCCCGATTCGCTCTCGCGATTATGGTTGGATTTGGATTTCCATTCCGCATAACGTCCGACGAGCATTACCGATGCGCGGAACTCCCCGACCTTTCCGGTATCTTTCTTATCGTGATTTTAATAGTGTGTTGAGAAATCCACATGCTGCGCGCTACACAAACAGTCTTGTCGGCGAGTTGATAGCGTTGAAGCACAATATTGCCGCAAGCGATTCCCGTGTGACAGATCCGGGATTTGGAGATTTAGTCTATCGTGACCCAACGGGCAGACCGAACCCGTTAACGAACAGGTCAATGAGACAAATCGTCCCGTTCCTTGATAGTGCATTGACGTTCTGGCGAGAATACACGTGGCTGAACTATGCACAAGCAGATACTGCATTGAAAGCCATCAATAAAGCATTCAGCGCCAGAGTGGATACGTTCTCTACGATTCCTTTGAGAATCAAGCCGGTGAAAGCGCTTTTCTCTGTTCCGAATTTAATACCGAATCCCGACACTGCGCTTATGGCTCCGCCGATTGTTTATTCTCCCATGACAATTGATGAAGAAGACAACATCACAGAGCCGTTCGAGTATGACTTACTTCAAAATTACCCGAATCCATTCAATCCGGCAACAACGATTGAGTTTTATCTGACAGAACGTGCAAAAACGTCGCTTCGCGTCTATAATACGCTCGGTCAGGAGGTAGCGGTACTACTGGATAATGTAGATTTGGAAGCAGGAACACAGACCTTCGATTTCGATGCCTCCTCTCTCACTTCGGGTGTGTATTTCTATCAGTTAGTGATGGAACAATTTCCGACAAATGCAGACGAAGAAGTATATCCGGTAACGGTTATGAAAAAAATGGTCTTGATGAAATAA